A genomic segment from Triticum dicoccoides isolate Atlit2015 ecotype Zavitan chromosome 1A, WEW_v2.0, whole genome shotgun sequence encodes:
- the LOC119303640 gene encoding gibberellin-regulated protein 11-like, producing MAGQARAFMCVALVVLLLLVETTAPSGQAHAVDCGSACSYRCSKSSRPNLCNRACNTCCRRCDCVPPGTAGNEDVCPCYAHMTTHDGRHKCP from the exons ATGGCCGGCCAAGCTAGGGCGTTCATGTGCGTGGCGCTCGTCGTCCTCCTGCTCCTCGTCGAG ACCACCGCCCCGAGTGGACAAGCTCACGCCGTCG ATTGCGGCAGCGCGTGCTCGTACCGGTGCAGCAAGTCGAGCCGGCCGAATTTGTGCAACAGGGCGTGCAACACGTGCTGCCGGCGATGCGACTGCGTGCCGCCCGGCACCGCCGGCAACGAGGACGTCTGCCCCTGCTACGCCCACATGACCACGCACGACGGCCGCCACAAGTGCCCATGA
- the LOC119303734 gene encoding gibberellin-regulated protein 11-like: MAGKARVLMCAALVVLLLLVETTAPTGQAHAVDCGSACSYRCSKSSRPNLCNRACNTCCRRCDCVPPGTAGNEGVCPCYANMTTHNGRHKCP; encoded by the exons ATGGCCGGCAAAGCTAGGGTGCTCATGTGCGCGGCGCTCGTCGTCCTCCTGCTCCTTGTCGAG ACCACCGCTCCCACTGGACAAGCTCACGCCGTCG ATTGCGGCAGCGCGTGCTCGTACCGGTGCAGCAAGTCGAGCCGGCCGAATCTGTGCAACAGGGCGTGCAACACGTGCTGCCGGCGATGCGACTGCGTGCCGCCCGGCACCGCCGGCAACGAGGGCGTCTGcccctgctacgccaacatgaccACGCACAACGGCCGCCACAAGTGCCCGTGA